From the Sebastes fasciatus isolate fSebFas1 chromosome 9, fSebFas1.pri, whole genome shotgun sequence genome, the window GCTGCCATACTTACTTTCGTCCTTCCATTTATTGTGTAGTTTCCCAGTTTGCCGTTACAATGTCTAACCAGGTCGTCCATGCGACTCATTAGAATGCGGATCTTCTCGCAGCCGGCCTCCCGCCCCTCTATCCACGTGATTTTGTCCCCTCGGATGTCTTTAGTGGAGTCGCTCTTTTGACTCACCAACTGTCCGTCTGTGAACTTGCCGGTCTCATGCAGCGCTTTGACATTATCCAGGATGCCCAGACCGGTTTCTGTTCCTAGAAAGTTGTCCACCACGCAGATGCCGTGCTTGTTCATACACGGTACTATGCACTCCGTGGCGAGCTTCTGAGGGGACGAGCTGGTCTGTCCGTTACgtgtggtggcggtggtggtggtggtggaccGGTCCTCATCACCGTCTCCAGGTGCTTCTTCTGTGGTTTGTGGTGGAGATGCGCTGTCGGGACTTATCTTGTCCCGGTTTTTCTCCGGTGCcttgtcgtcgtcgtcgtcgtcgtcgtcatcTCCTGACGGTTGAGGAAGAAGCTTCTGTTTCTTTTCAGTCTCTTTACAGTTGAGCTTGTGCTTCTTCCAGTGCTGTTTCTGGTGCTCCTTGCTGCAGTAGAAGGAGCTCCGGCACCTACCACACTTCAGGAGGTTCTCCATTTTCCCACAAAGTTCACAGTACTGTCGGTCCCGGTCCAGgtcgctctgctgctgctgctgctgctcctccatggTTAACGGCTACCAACAGCTACAACCAGCGGCTACAACCAACGGTTGTAACCATGCGACGGCTACAACCAACGGCTGTTAACGGCTGAAACCAATAGTTGTAACCATGCACCGGCTACAAACCAACGGCTGTTAACGGCTGCACTGCGCCTTTAATTCCGATCCttcacacacacgcgcgcgctcCCCTCCTCGCTAACCGACAACTTTGGAGACAATCCACCGCCTCTCGGTGCTCTGCTGCCGCTGCCACGCTACACCGAGCGAGAAGAAGAAGTACGGCTCAAAACCTCGCCATTTTATCACGCGTACTCTATCTTCACATCTTGTGTCAGTGAAATAATACAACAACGGGCGCCCTGGACCGAGCATTTCGGGCTACTAACTGTCGGTCCGAGGGGTAGAGGGTTAGTTAGTGCATGGCGGCGCCGCTCCCCGTGTGTGTGCTTCAGC encodes:
- the egln1a gene encoding egl nine homolog 1: MEEQQQQQQSDLDRDRQYCELCGKMENLLKCGRCRSSFYCSKEHQKQHWKKHKLNCKETEKKQKLLPQPSGDDDDDDDDDKAPEKNRDKISPDSASPPQTTEEAPGDGDEDRSTTTTTATTRNGQTSSSPQKLATECIVPCMNKHGICVVDNFLGTETGLGILDNVKALHETGKFTDGQLVSQKSDSTKDIRGDKITWIEGREAGCEKIRILMSRMDDLVRHCNGKLGNYTINGRTKAMVACYPGNGTGYVRHVDNPNGDGRCVTCIYYLNKDWSAKEHGGLLRIFPEGKAQFADIEPRFDRLLLFWSDRRNPHEVQPAFTTRYAITVWYFDADERARAKEKYLTGEKGVKVELGKPSDPS